One genomic window of Magnolia sinica isolate HGM2019 chromosome 3, MsV1, whole genome shotgun sequence includes the following:
- the LOC131240421 gene encoding uncharacterized protein LOC131240421 — MGTMFLSEIKKQASSFIHDKYKSARLVLTDVTQAELLTEEATNNDPSGPDARTMARISEAAFDIDDYWRIVDLLHQRLYIVDWKQWRQQYKALVLLDFLLTHGPESVAEEFQCDMDVIQELGSFKHIDEQGFNWGDSMQKKSVRILQLLDEEELLKDERSKAIKVSKEIKGFGNLIISPSLSSLQTSRSWSFGSHSSSSSPSCNEPDEFHRHELQPPNKEFKDIFQESHEKSTSPSAHLWDTPIEETGLLLDPEEEEETKEEGFSTGISPKPAVVTHPGWWDGRKVVFRNFSNVGKVMKKKIDRQFSMGV, encoded by the exons ATGGGAACCATGTTTTTGAGTGAGATTAAGAAGCAAGCATCCTCCTTCATTCATGACAAGTACAAAAGTGCTAGGCTTGTCTTAACTGATGTTACTCAAGCAGAACT attGACTGAGGAAGCTACAAACAATGACCCGTCCGGTCCTGATGCCAGAACAATGGCTAGAATATCGGAGGCCGCCTTTGACATAGACGATTATTGGAGAATTGTCGATCTATTGCATCAGAG GTTGTATATTGTTGACTGGAAGCAATGGAGGCAGCAATACAAAGCGTTAGTGCTACTGGATTTCTTACTGACTCATGGACCTGAAAGTGTTGCTGAAGAATTCCAATGTGATATGGATGTCATTCAGGAGTTGGGAAGTTTCAAGCACATCGATGAACAAGG CTTCAACTGGGGTGATTCCATGCAAAAGAAGTCAGTGAGAATACTTCAACTCCTAGATGAAGAAGAACTGCTCAAAGACGAACGTTCGAAAGCTATCAAAGTCTCTAAAGAGATCAAAGGCTTCGGGAATCTAATCATATCTCCATCACTGTCTTCCCTTCAAACTTCAAGATCTTGGTCTTTTGGATCCCACTCCAGTAGCTCTAGTCCTTCATGCAATGAACCAGATGAATTTCATAGGCATGAACTACAACCACCCAACAAGGAATTCAAAGACATCTTCCAAGAGTCCCACGAGAAGTCGACATCTCCCTCGGCACATCTTTGGGATACTCCTATTGAAGAGACGGGCTTGCTCCTTGAtcctgaagaggaagaagagacaaAAGAAGAAGGTTTTTCTACTGGGATTAGCCCAAAACCTGCAGTGGTTACTCACCCAGGGTGGTGGGATGGCAGAAAAGTCGTGTTTCGGAACTTTTCGAATGTTGGGAAGGTTATGAAGAAGAAGATCGACCGCCAATTTTCGATGGGAGTTTAA